From the Cryptomeria japonica chromosome 2, Sugi_1.0, whole genome shotgun sequence genome, one window contains:
- the LOC131030513 gene encoding pectinesterase has translation MVEQMAPKKLTLILLIFVSFCQCECATRVESACELAPDRKFCESSLYANSASSQADPKCMSETAIKKSIGEATRIRQLIPSTSGDSQQSRALQDCSQLYDLAVDHLTDGLSELSQSSVQLKQAVDIQSFLSAALTYQVTCLDGLKEANVKLRSYSFVDRISNCSRSVSSCLALVRKYWIGGTASVKISVNNRRLLSDAPQVPSVNDGFLSQYGSMDNGFPSWVSRGDRRLLLQTARGVSLTGNVVTVAQNGSGNFTTITDAINAAPNKSADRFVIYVTGGVYKEYVAIPKSKYNIMLIGDGMNVTVITGNRSVVDGWTTFNSATLSTVGKGFIARDLTIENTAGAVKHQAVALRVGADLSVFYRCSFKGYQDTLYTHSLRQFYRECEIYGTVDFIFGNAAVVFQDCTLLARKPMDNQQNLFTAQGRTDPNQNTGISIQNCNVTAASDLTPVIGSFPTYLGRPWKEYSRTVYMQSYLDSLIQPAGWLAWSGDFALSTLYYGEYDNSGPGAGTSQRVTWAGCHVMNITNAQKFTVTSFISGDSWLPATSVTYNGGLS, from the exons ATGGTTGAACAGATGGCTCCTAAGAAGCTTACTCTGATTCTGCTGATATTTGTTTCATTTTGTCAGTGTGAATGCGCCACTCGTGTTGAATCTGCTTGCGAGTTGGCTCCTGATCGTAAATTTTGTGAGTCCAGTCTCTATGCAAATTCAGCATCATCACAAGCAGATCCTAAATGTATGAGTGAAACTGCTATCAAGAAAAGCATAGGCGAAGCAACTCGTATTCGGCAGCTTATTCCGAGTACGTCCGGCGACTCTCAACAGAGCCGCGCGTTACAAGATTGCAGCCAACTATACGATCTTGCTGTGGACCATTTGACGGACGGTTTGTCAGAACTGTCTCAAAGCTCTGTACAATTGAAGCAAGCAGTGGATATTCAGAGTTTCTTGAGTGCAGCCTTGACCTACCAGGTCACCTGCCTGGACGGCCTCAAAGAAGCAAACGTCAAGCTCCGATCGTATTCATTTGTAGATCGCATATCGAATTGCTCGCGCTCTGTAAGTAGTTGTCTTGCGTTGGTAAGAAAGTATTGGATTGGCGGAACGGCCTCTGTCAAAATATCTGTCAACAATCGACGCCTGTTATCTGACGCCCCTCAAGTTCCTAGCGTGAACGATGGTTTCTTGTCTCAGTATGGATCGATGGACAACGGTTTTCCATCGTGGGTGTCTCGTGGGGACAGAAGATTACTTCTGCAAACTGCAAGAGGTGTCAGTTTAACGGGCAACGTGGTGACGGTGGCGCAGAACGGCAGCGGTAATTTCACCACAATTACTGATGCCATCAACGCTGCTCCAAACAAAAGTGCAGACAGGTTCGTGATCTATGTTACCGGAGGAGTGTACAAGGAATATGTAGCGATTCCTAAAAGCAAGTACAATATTATGCTAATCGGAGATGGAATGAATGTCACCGTGATTACCGGAAACAGAAGCGTTGTTGATGGATGGACTACATTTAATTCTGCAACACTTT CCACAGTTGGTAAAGGCTTTATTGCAAGGGACCTGACGATTGAGAACACGGCAGGCGCAGTGAAGCACCAGGCGGTTGCCCTACGAGTGGGAGCAGATCTGTCCGTTTTCTACCGGTGCAGTTTCAAGGGATACCAAGACACTCTTTACACACACTCACTTCGCCAATTCTACAGAGAATGCGAGATATACGGCACAGTGGATTTCATCTTCGGCAACGCTGCAGTAGTTTTTCAGGACTGCACTCTTCTTGCAAGGAAACCCATGGACAACCAGCAGAATCTTTTCACTGCTCAAGGTAGAACAGATCCAAATCAAAATACTGGAATTTCCATTCAAAATTGTAATGTTACAGCTGCATCGGATCTAACTCCTGTTATCGGCTCTTTCCCCACATACCTGGGTAGGCCATGGAAGGAGTACTCTCGGACTGTTTACATGCAGTCTTATTTAGACAGTTTAATCCAGCCTGCTGGGTGGTTAGCATGGTCTGGAGACTTTGCCCTGAGCACGTTATATTATGGTGAGTATGACAACAGCGGACCCGGGGCCGGTACTTCACAGCGAGTTACATGGGCTGGTTGTCATGTGATGAACATCACTAATGCTCAAAAATTCACTGTAACGTCATTCATCTCCGGCGACTCATGGTTACCAGCAACATCAGTAACTTATAACGGAGGCTTGTCCTAA